From the Archangium lipolyticum genome, one window contains:
- a CDS encoding restriction endonuclease fold toxin 5 domain-containing protein, with amino-acid sequence MSTRLVGAVLLALSVAVLLAGCATGRPRGGLTSGIGLHPRSTSFRYNSGPRQSVVTPSPEGATGSAGGLPEQTADPFQVIQEASGLEEEARHPTGAALYQEQARQLLELLAKTPETQRSFAPRRVLSWLLREVLEGGERVEYADLKWRADRFWLLVLVRPDGYLVAALTGTPIQRMGPLELVQGEWKVGGLRVGVFYFSRGGVFYPVTEALRRADSPPLAELGLGRDPLNAALDGAQDAMGEMVVALAQSILHPIRTVEDLAQLPNTVARLIASSPEYFARYGAMSREDQIREAARLSTHVLMMVGGAEATVGRIGGLGAELPVLSLTAEGEMVLGRAVVAGGTTTATVGMDLGALSILHMAGRGQGHTGGGRGQAAKATQTASAQAPGKWTYKKPTTKSKDALDYQEQVTGRPAWWVYMIGKLEFDGIKGRELLEAKGPGYCSFFNADGTPKYWYRISGGFKEMMEQARKQSEAARKLGLPLTWHVADAKVAKFLREIFEDEGWDNITVRHAPPVR; translated from the coding sequence TTGTCCACTCGTCTCGTTGGCGCGGTCCTCCTGGCCCTGTCAGTGGCCGTGCTACTCGCAGGGTGCGCCACGGGCCGTCCGCGAGGGGGCCTGACGAGCGGCATCGGCCTCCACCCGCGCTCCACCTCGTTCCGTTACAACTCCGGACCTCGGCAGTCCGTTGTCACTCCCTCCCCTGAAGGGGCGACGGGAAGCGCCGGGGGTCTTCCCGAACAGACGGCGGACCCCTTCCAGGTGATACAGGAGGCCAGCGGCCTGGAGGAAGAAGCACGGCACCCGACGGGCGCGGCGCTCTACCAGGAGCAGGCGCGCCAACTCCTGGAGCTGTTGGCGAAGACACCCGAGACGCAGAGGAGCTTCGCCCCGCGCCGGGTACTGTCCTGGCTGCTACGCGAGGTCCTCGAGGGCGGCGAGCGCGTGGAGTACGCCGATTTGAAGTGGCGTGCCGATCGCTTCTGGCTCCTGGTGCTGGTGCGCCCGGACGGCTACCTGGTGGCCGCGCTCACCGGTACTCCCATTCAGCGCATGGGCCCACTCGAGCTGGTACAGGGCGAGTGGAAGGTGGGCGGCCTCCGGGTAGGCGTCTTCTACTTCTCGCGCGGTGGTGTCTTCTACCCGGTCACCGAGGCCCTCCGGCGCGCGGACAGCCCTCCGCTGGCCGAGCTGGGCCTGGGGAGAGACCCGCTCAACGCCGCACTCGATGGGGCCCAGGATGCCATGGGGGAGATGGTGGTGGCCCTGGCTCAATCCATCCTCCACCCCATCCGCACCGTGGAGGACCTCGCTCAGTTGCCCAACACGGTGGCGCGCCTCATCGCGTCCTCGCCCGAGTACTTCGCGCGCTACGGCGCCATGTCTCGGGAGGACCAGATACGCGAGGCCGCGCGCCTGTCCACGCACGTCCTCATGATGGTCGGGGGCGCGGAGGCCACGGTGGGGCGCATCGGCGGGTTGGGGGCCGAGCTGCCGGTGCTGTCGCTCACGGCCGAGGGTGAGATGGTACTGGGCAGAGCCGTGGTGGCGGGAGGCACGACGACAGCCACAGTGGGCATGGACCTGGGCGCCCTCTCCATCCTCCACATGGCGGGTAGAGGCCAGGGACACACCGGCGGTGGGCGGGGTCAGGCAGCAAAGGCCACCCAGACAGCTTCGGCGCAAGCGCCCGGCAAATGGACATACAAGAAACCCACCACCAAATCCAAGGACGCCCTGGACTATCAGGAGCAGGTAACGGGGCGGCCCGCCTGGTGGGTCTACATGATTGGAAAGCTGGAGTTCGACGGCATCAAGGGCAGGGAGTTGCTGGAGGCCAAGGGGCCCGGCTACTGCTCCTTCTTCAACGCGGATGGCACGCCCAAGTACTGGTACAGGATTTCCGGCGGGTTCAAGGAAATGATGGAACAAGCCAGGAAACAATCGGAGGCGGCCCGGAAGTTGGGACTGCCGCTGACCTGGCATGTCGCTGACGCCAAGGTTGCGAAGTTCCTTCGCGAAATCTTCGAGGATGAAGGATGGGACAACATCACCGTCCGCCATGCACCACCAGTACGGTAG
- a CDS encoding ATP-binding cassette domain-containing protein, with amino-acid sequence MIRIEGLTKSYGATQALRGVSFDVPRGQVVGFLGPNGAGKSTTMKILAGFVTPTSGTARVNGIDVSVDSVASRRLIGYLPENNPLYEEMMVRDFLDFVAEVRGIPKARRAERIRSAVERCGLRSVLGKDIHQLSKGYRQRVGLAQAIVHDPDLLILDEPTTGLDPNQIVEIRGLIKELGKEKTVILSTHILSEVQSTCSRVLIINDGRLVADDAPERLGEGQGGTVTVVLASRTGAMLQSDAVRSMLERVAGVTGVEPAEGEGLGTLGFRLRYGTEDIRRSLFEAAVSNGLCLLEVKRQHVSLEETFRKLTGGEGPRGPQDPQVPQRAA; translated from the coding sequence ATGATCCGGATCGAAGGTCTGACCAAGAGCTACGGGGCCACCCAGGCACTGCGTGGGGTCAGCTTCGACGTCCCTCGAGGACAGGTGGTGGGGTTCCTCGGGCCCAATGGGGCCGGCAAGTCCACCACGATGAAGATTCTCGCCGGCTTCGTGACGCCAACGTCCGGCACGGCGAGGGTCAATGGCATCGACGTCAGCGTCGACTCGGTCGCGTCCCGGCGGTTGATCGGGTACCTGCCCGAGAACAACCCCCTCTATGAGGAGATGATGGTCCGGGACTTCCTGGACTTCGTCGCCGAGGTGAGAGGGATTCCCAAGGCCCGCCGTGCCGAGCGGATCCGCAGCGCGGTGGAGCGCTGCGGCCTTCGCTCGGTGCTGGGCAAGGACATCCACCAGCTCTCCAAGGGCTACCGGCAGCGCGTGGGTCTGGCGCAGGCCATCGTGCACGATCCGGATCTGCTCATCCTGGACGAGCCGACGACGGGCCTGGACCCCAATCAGATCGTCGAGATCCGCGGCCTCATCAAGGAGTTGGGGAAGGAAAAGACGGTCATCCTCAGCACGCACATCCTGAGCGAGGTGCAGAGCACCTGTAGCCGGGTGCTCATCATCAACGACGGGCGTCTGGTCGCGGACGACGCGCCGGAGCGGCTGGGCGAGGGCCAGGGCGGGACGGTCACCGTCGTGCTCGCGTCTCGCACGGGGGCCATGCTGCAGTCGGACGCCGTCCGCTCGATGCTCGAGCGCGTGGCTGGCGTCACCGGTGTGGAGCCCGCGGAAGGGGAGGGCCTCGGGACGCTGGGCTTCCGGCTGCGGTACGGCACCGAGGACATCCGACGCTCGCTCTTCGAGGCCGCCGTGAGCAACGGGCTCTGTCTGCTCGAGGTGAAGCGGCAGCATGTCAGCCTGGAAGAGACGTTCCGCAAGCTCACCGGGGGCGAGGGGCCGCGTGGCCCGCAGGACCCCCAGGTGCCGCAGCGGGCGGCTTGA
- a CDS encoding DUF92 domain-containing protein: MSQDIQALLWSYGYVGACVAAGESSLRLGLSRELARKIIHVSVGFWIFGTLWLFQNPALAVVPSLTAAVANWVIHRKRLLKSVETEPDNLGTVWFALAFSALVWLAWDKPVAAAGGVMAMAVGDALASLVGMRFGRHPYETLGGERKSLEGSLAMLAGTFVAVLATLTWMPGLAPDMPKVPLAALCAVVATCAEALGTRGRDNLFVPLAAGAVLYLVPPSHAAGLGLGAVIAVFIGVVSWLRGSLSPSGVLGAILIGTPVLGLAGAVGASALLAFFISSSALSKTFRARKAGVEEEYAKTGTRDLGQALANGGVAALAAVLLAVTGDERYALAMLGALVAANADTWATELGVLSRSPPRLVTTLRQVPAGTSGAVSGAGLMASTAGAAFVGVVAALAGARWSLLPWLVLAGVVGSLFDSFLGATVQDVRWCDACGRETERRVHRCGRAARPLRGFSWLGNDTVNVLATAAGALLAFWA; this comes from the coding sequence ATGAGCCAGGACATCCAGGCGCTCTTGTGGTCCTACGGATATGTCGGAGCCTGCGTGGCCGCGGGGGAGTCCTCCCTGCGCCTGGGCTTGTCACGGGAGCTCGCGCGCAAGATCATCCACGTGAGCGTGGGCTTCTGGATCTTCGGCACGCTGTGGCTCTTCCAGAACCCGGCGTTGGCCGTGGTGCCGTCGCTGACGGCGGCGGTCGCCAACTGGGTCATCCATCGCAAGCGCCTGTTGAAGTCCGTTGAGACCGAGCCCGACAACCTGGGCACGGTCTGGTTCGCGTTGGCCTTCTCGGCCCTGGTGTGGCTGGCCTGGGACAAGCCCGTGGCCGCGGCGGGCGGTGTCATGGCCATGGCCGTGGGCGATGCCCTGGCCTCGCTGGTGGGCATGCGTTTCGGGCGCCACCCGTACGAGACGCTCGGAGGTGAGCGCAAGAGCCTGGAGGGCTCCCTCGCCATGCTGGCTGGCACCTTCGTGGCCGTGCTGGCCACGCTGACGTGGATGCCGGGCCTCGCTCCCGACATGCCGAAGGTGCCGCTGGCCGCCCTGTGTGCCGTGGTGGCCACCTGTGCCGAGGCACTCGGCACCCGGGGACGGGACAACCTCTTCGTGCCGCTGGCCGCGGGCGCCGTCCTCTACCTGGTTCCTCCCTCGCATGCCGCGGGGCTGGGCCTGGGCGCGGTGATCGCCGTCTTCATCGGCGTGGTGTCCTGGCTCCGGGGCTCGTTGAGCCCGAGCGGCGTGCTGGGGGCCATCCTGATCGGCACGCCCGTCCTCGGGCTCGCGGGGGCGGTGGGCGCCTCGGCCCTGCTCGCCTTCTTCATCTCCTCCAGCGCGCTCTCCAAGACCTTCCGGGCCCGCAAGGCCGGCGTGGAGGAGGAGTACGCGAAGACGGGGACGCGCGACCTGGGACAGGCGCTGGCCAACGGTGGTGTGGCCGCGCTCGCGGCGGTGCTGCTGGCCGTCACCGGAGACGAGCGCTATGCGCTGGCCATGCTGGGCGCCCTGGTCGCCGCCAACGCGGACACGTGGGCCACCGAGCTGGGTGTCCTCTCCCGCTCGCCCCCCAGGCTGGTCACCACGCTGCGGCAGGTGCCGGCTGGCACGTCCGGTGCCGTCTCGGGAGCCGGGTTGATGGCCTCGACCGCGGGGGCCGCCTTCGTTGGAGTGGTGGCCGCGCTCGCGGGCGCCCGGTGGTCGCTCCTCCCATGGCTCGTGCTGGCCGGGGTGGTGGGCTCGCTGTTCGACAGCTTCCTGGGCGCCACGGTGCAGGACGTGCGCTGGTGCGACGCCTGTGGCCGGGAGACGGAGCGCCGGGTGCATCGCTGTGGCCGGGCCGCCCGGCCCCTGAGGGGCTTCTCCTGGCTGGGCAACGACACGGTCAACGTGTTGGCCACGGCCGCGGGGGCGCTGCTGGCCTTCTGGGCGTAG
- a CDS encoding GldG family protein, with translation MKPGSSNANVFLAAIIGCLVLLNILALRTFGRFDATRDSLYTLSKASQDTMAGLEDPVTVTAYFTDDLPPPYSSNARYVRDLLEEFRAASKGRLSFEFLDPMTQETAEDKETKKETRRDIFGRVFREPTSVERELAQEGVQPVEIRVVEDDQMQTKRAYMGIVIKHQEKKEVIPVVQDIRTLEYDLTTLVRKLTRPKTPVIGVVQGHDAPALHEKLSSLRTLLGQMYEVRPVDLSGKERVDADVDALLVIGPRTAFQTQELKALDQFVMEGKSVAFFLDSVQVDLKTFEPTEATHGLGPLLATWGIKVGDQLVADVESAQLSVQERRGFMVVSMPVPYPFVPMLARLEGDSPITQGLSGVTLPFSTVVTATAPEGAQATVLAKSSRKSWLENKPYNIDPRRDWRSETVTPDGPHSLMVQVSGKLKSHFASEAQVSTSSGTPVLAESKGEPRIIVAGGSAALWDDFMGRPNQALLLNVADWLLLDPALLAMRTRGMAEAPLQEELSATTRNAVKFGNAFGIPFALAAFGLVRWRMRESRRATVTI, from the coding sequence ATGAAACCCGGTTCCTCCAACGCGAATGTCTTCCTCGCGGCGATCATCGGCTGCCTGGTGTTGCTCAACATCCTGGCGCTGCGCACGTTCGGCCGCTTCGATGCCACCCGTGACTCGCTCTACACGCTGTCCAAGGCCTCCCAGGACACGATGGCGGGGCTCGAGGATCCCGTCACGGTCACGGCCTACTTCACCGACGACCTGCCGCCTCCGTACTCGAGCAACGCGCGCTACGTGCGCGACCTGCTCGAGGAGTTCCGGGCCGCCTCCAAGGGCCGGCTCTCCTTCGAGTTCCTGGACCCGATGACCCAGGAGACGGCCGAGGACAAGGAGACCAAGAAGGAGACGCGGCGCGACATCTTCGGCCGGGTCTTCCGTGAGCCGACCTCCGTGGAGCGCGAGCTGGCGCAGGAAGGCGTCCAGCCCGTGGAGATCCGCGTGGTCGAGGATGACCAGATGCAGACGAAGCGCGCCTACATGGGCATCGTCATCAAGCATCAGGAGAAGAAGGAGGTCATCCCCGTCGTCCAGGACATCCGGACGCTCGAGTACGACCTCACCACGCTGGTGCGCAAGCTGACGCGCCCCAAGACGCCGGTGATCGGCGTGGTGCAGGGTCACGACGCGCCCGCGCTTCACGAGAAGCTCTCGAGTCTGCGGACGCTGCTCGGCCAGATGTACGAGGTCCGCCCCGTGGACCTGTCCGGCAAGGAGCGTGTGGACGCGGATGTCGACGCGCTGCTCGTCATCGGCCCCAGGACGGCGTTCCAGACCCAGGAGCTCAAGGCCCTCGACCAGTTCGTGATGGAGGGCAAGAGCGTGGCGTTCTTCCTCGACTCCGTCCAGGTCGACCTGAAGACCTTCGAGCCGACCGAGGCCACGCATGGGCTCGGACCCCTGCTGGCAACCTGGGGCATCAAGGTCGGGGACCAGCTGGTGGCGGATGTCGAGTCGGCCCAGCTCAGCGTCCAGGAGCGTCGGGGCTTCATGGTCGTCTCCATGCCGGTGCCGTACCCGTTCGTCCCGATGCTCGCGCGGCTCGAGGGCGACAGCCCCATCACCCAGGGGCTCTCGGGCGTCACCCTGCCGTTCAGCACCGTCGTCACCGCCACCGCGCCCGAGGGCGCCCAGGCCACGGTGCTCGCGAAGTCCTCGCGCAAGAGCTGGTTGGAGAACAAGCCCTACAACATCGACCCGCGGCGCGACTGGCGCTCGGAGACCGTCACGCCGGACGGTCCGCACTCCCTCATGGTGCAGGTGAGCGGGAAGCTGAAGAGCCACTTCGCCTCGGAGGCCCAGGTCAGCACCTCCAGCGGTACGCCCGTGCTCGCGGAGAGCAAGGGGGAGCCGCGAATCATCGTGGCGGGTGGCTCGGCGGCGCTGTGGGACGACTTCATGGGCCGGCCGAACCAGGCGCTGCTCCTGAACGTCGCGGACTGGCTGCTGCTGGATCCCGCGCTCCTGGCCATGCGCACTCGCGGCATGGCCGAGGCGCCCCTCCAGGAGGAGCTGAGTGCCACCACGCGCAACGCCGTCAAGTTCGGCAATGCGTTCGGGATTCCCTTCGCACTCGCCGCCTTCGGGCTCGTCCGCTGGCGGATGCGGGAGTCGCGTCGGGCCACTGTCACCATCTGA
- a CDS encoding immunity 52 family protein: MQDRYYVGAYWGPRKETALECARRAELFFRGLARCDPSFAQWYRGGRGAPRGLPGHPVDPEVKALEKLLQRSRIRTDVDKEVIENLGFSQILWNAKEEATDLHLSCGGYSPWGGPNSCLLKPPRQGAVRDRILRAPVLVEVLTLMATAWDPDFAMASSGEMVDLVEKRGFEVRVGWMTYLSRRLGTVPPLPAPVRIEPVGALGWLLILSHEPMTASNPEHVTFTARVRELLDRAGLIERPEPEPTNE, encoded by the coding sequence ATGCAGGACAGGTACTACGTAGGGGCGTACTGGGGCCCACGGAAGGAGACGGCGCTGGAGTGTGCCCGGCGCGCGGAGCTCTTCTTCCGAGGGTTGGCACGATGTGACCCATCCTTCGCCCAATGGTACCGGGGGGGGCGTGGAGCCCCCCGCGGCCTGCCAGGCCACCCTGTCGACCCGGAGGTGAAGGCACTGGAGAAGCTCCTGCAGCGCAGCAGGATCCGCACGGACGTCGACAAGGAGGTCATCGAGAACCTGGGCTTCAGCCAGATCTTGTGGAATGCGAAGGAGGAGGCCACCGACCTCCACCTTTCTTGCGGTGGATACTCTCCCTGGGGGGGACCCAATTCGTGCCTGCTGAAACCGCCCAGACAGGGAGCGGTACGGGATCGGATACTGCGCGCGCCGGTGCTGGTCGAGGTGCTCACCCTCATGGCCACGGCATGGGACCCTGACTTCGCCATGGCATCCTCGGGCGAGATGGTGGACCTCGTGGAAAAGCGCGGGTTCGAGGTGCGGGTGGGCTGGATGACGTACTTGTCGCGCCGCCTGGGCACGGTGCCACCGCTGCCCGCCCCCGTGCGCATCGAGCCGGTGGGTGCGCTGGGCTGGCTCCTCATCCTCTCCCACGAGCCCATGACGGCGAGCAACCCCGAGCATGTGACGTTCACCGCACGTGTGCGCGAGCTGCTCGACCGGGCAGGCCTCATCGAACGTCCGGAACCCGAGCCCACCAACGAGTGA
- a CDS encoding DUF4340 domain-containing protein: protein MKRGTLIALGAFAVLLVLVLATRERQVSVGVRKLELPKLDKAQVTELELTGARNATLRKEGEGWIVVDPGKPDTKYTADENLVNGAIEALGEVKNPDFVTDRAERLAEYELDDAKGLKLKVSHGGGPAVELVLGKAARNGGVYLRKAGSNDVFAHQGRLDWSVRKEVKDWRKRQIVALEVDKLSQLVLRSKEGESLTLKAGANPGEWSLAEGTQTPAGFRFSSQAAQQFAQQLASLYAQDFLEGDAAADSATGLAGAHDSVEAQLKDGKKVVVHLGRQPEAKDGSGSVAVRVEGDAQVYQLPQYTASQLRKRLVDFRDLGLLRFEPQKVSKLKLQAGGKTVVVVKEGEGWKITEPQKLPDGFELEPSQVGMQLAWLRDLRATRLVEGQVSDGQAGLTSPAALVEVTVEGEPVQTLRLGKEAPGAASGTKELYARSTIDAFTYAVGEGVRARLAQGLELFKRRAPPSFAGGGQMQGLDSLPPDVRRQLEAQLRAGQ, encoded by the coding sequence ATGAAGAGAGGAACGCTCATCGCCCTTGGCGCGTTCGCGGTGCTGCTCGTGCTCGTGCTCGCCACGCGCGAGCGGCAGGTCAGCGTCGGGGTCCGCAAGCTGGAGCTGCCGAAGCTGGACAAGGCCCAGGTCACGGAGCTCGAGCTCACGGGCGCCCGGAACGCCACCCTCCGTAAGGAGGGAGAGGGTTGGATCGTGGTGGACCCGGGCAAGCCGGACACGAAGTACACGGCGGACGAGAACCTGGTGAACGGCGCCATCGAGGCGCTCGGGGAGGTGAAGAACCCGGACTTCGTCACCGACCGTGCCGAGCGGCTGGCGGAGTACGAGCTGGATGACGCGAAGGGACTGAAGCTCAAGGTCTCCCATGGCGGCGGTCCTGCCGTGGAGCTGGTGCTCGGGAAGGCCGCCAGGAACGGAGGGGTGTACCTCCGCAAGGCCGGTAGCAACGACGTGTTCGCGCATCAGGGCCGGCTGGACTGGTCCGTGCGCAAGGAGGTCAAGGACTGGCGCAAGCGTCAGATCGTGGCGCTCGAGGTGGACAAGCTCTCCCAGCTCGTCCTCCGCTCGAAGGAGGGAGAGAGTCTGACCCTGAAGGCGGGAGCGAACCCGGGCGAGTGGAGCCTCGCGGAGGGGACCCAGACGCCCGCCGGCTTCCGGTTCAGCTCGCAGGCGGCCCAGCAGTTCGCGCAGCAACTGGCGAGCCTGTACGCGCAGGACTTCCTCGAGGGTGATGCCGCGGCCGACTCCGCGACGGGGCTCGCTGGCGCGCATGACAGCGTGGAGGCGCAGTTGAAGGACGGCAAGAAGGTGGTGGTGCACCTGGGCCGCCAGCCCGAGGCGAAGGATGGCTCGGGCTCCGTCGCGGTCCGGGTCGAGGGAGACGCCCAGGTGTACCAGCTCCCGCAGTACACCGCCTCGCAGCTTCGCAAGCGCCTCGTGGACTTCCGGGACCTGGGCCTCCTGCGCTTCGAGCCGCAGAAGGTCTCGAAGCTGAAGCTCCAGGCCGGTGGCAAGACCGTCGTCGTGGTGAAGGAAGGGGAGGGGTGGAAGATCACCGAGCCCCAGAAGCTCCCGGACGGCTTCGAGCTCGAGCCGTCGCAGGTCGGCATGCAGCTCGCCTGGCTGCGCGACCTGCGTGCGACCCGTCTCGTCGAAGGCCAGGTCTCGGACGGGCAGGCCGGGCTCACTTCACCGGCCGCGCTCGTGGAGGTGACCGTCGAGGGCGAGCCCGTCCAGACCCTGCGGCTGGGCAAGGAGGCGCCGGGGGCGGCGAGCGGCACGAAGGAGCTGTACGCCCGGAGTACGATCGACGCGTTCACCTACGCCGTGGGTGAGGGCGTGCGAGCCCGGCTGGCCCAGGGCCTCGAGCTCTTCAAGCGCCGCGCTCCGCCGAGCTTCGCCGGGGGTGGGCAGATGCAGGGGCTCGACTCGCTCCCGCCCGACGTGAGGCGGCAGCTGGAGGCCCAACTGCGCGCGGGTCAGTAA
- a CDS encoding ABC transporter permease subunit, whose product MGTTLAVARREFRSFFNSPVAYIVIGVFLVVAGWLYFSTIFVAGQASLRAFFSIAPVLFVVFAPAVTMRLVAEERKSGTLELLFSMPLRDWELVAGKFLAALGMVAVGLLWTLPYPLTVASLTAEGARFDWGPVVMGYLGLLLMASSFLALGLWASALSRNQIVGFIIGLLLCFAFYFIDKFAMVLPESIGELLQYLSVDYHFANIARGVLDTRDLLFYLSLTAVGLALTTRTLGNVRQ is encoded by the coding sequence ATGGGAACGACACTGGCGGTCGCCAGGCGTGAGTTCAGGAGTTTCTTCAACTCGCCCGTCGCTTACATCGTCATCGGCGTGTTCCTGGTCGTGGCGGGATGGCTGTACTTCAGTACCATCTTCGTCGCCGGTCAGGCCTCGCTGCGGGCGTTCTTCAGCATCGCCCCCGTGCTGTTCGTCGTCTTCGCGCCGGCCGTGACGATGCGTCTGGTGGCCGAGGAGCGCAAGAGCGGCACGCTGGAGCTGCTCTTCAGCATGCCCCTGCGCGACTGGGAGCTGGTGGCGGGCAAGTTCCTCGCGGCGCTGGGCATGGTCGCGGTCGGCCTGCTGTGGACGCTGCCCTATCCGCTCACCGTGGCGAGCCTCACCGCCGAGGGCGCCCGGTTCGACTGGGGGCCCGTGGTGATGGGCTACCTGGGGCTGCTGCTGATGGCGTCCAGCTTCCTGGCGCTGGGGCTCTGGGCCAGCGCCCTCAGCCGCAACCAGATCGTCGGCTTCATCATCGGGTTGTTGCTGTGCTTCGCCTTCTACTTCATCGACAAGTTCGCGATGGTGTTGCCCGAGTCGATCGGTGAGCTGTTGCAGTACCTCTCGGTCGACTACCACTTCGCGAACATCGCGCGCGGCGTGCTGGATACGCGTGATCTCCTCTTCTACCTGTCGCTCACGGCCGTGGGGCTCGCGCTGACCACGCGCACCCTGGGCAACGTCCGTCAGTGA
- a CDS encoding formate/nitrite transporter family protein produces MSTTGWDVEPGRELRHLRAIHPSHEELRELSRSLALHQSLLHQLQAPDFAPGAVEFPRQFLIRFNIPVSGEDGDLRWERLDVVLADDAVLTVEPFPLELVERARARFLRRERPGGIDRFLAILVEEVVDGFGTRWGSIREELQGLETQGLRASAGALGAVGKAHTEMAELLRGLQAARECLEQLTRGRSRRIGDVAIAELLASLDRLKGLTETVVQVREHLAGLSEQAAATSVEVSAESPEVIETAIALGERRLHRMTVAHAITAFIGGLAVSFGGVAMAWTAGPWTHVLDQSQAHLLGSIAFPIGFIILIVGKGELFTENFFVPVTGVMSGRGRLRDLFLLWGSTLAFNLVGAVVFAFLISRPGVLADGARHFLVELVKEKVFVPLPVAFMKAVFAGWLMTMLTWLLLAARGQGARMLIIWMMGFLISAGHFNHVVISAAEVFMAMGVGAPVSVGEWARLNFLPALLGNLVGGIIFVTLLGYVQAHSLRRSEQRARGAVRRRETHH; encoded by the coding sequence ATGAGCACGACAGGCTGGGATGTGGAACCCGGCCGCGAGCTGCGCCACCTGCGAGCCATCCACCCCTCCCATGAGGAGCTCCGGGAGCTCAGCCGCTCGCTCGCCCTCCATCAGAGCCTGCTGCACCAGCTCCAGGCTCCGGACTTCGCGCCCGGAGCCGTCGAGTTCCCGCGCCAGTTCCTCATCCGCTTCAACATCCCCGTGTCCGGCGAGGACGGCGACCTGCGCTGGGAGCGGTTGGACGTGGTGCTGGCGGATGACGCCGTGCTCACCGTCGAACCGTTCCCGTTGGAGCTCGTGGAGCGGGCCCGTGCGCGCTTCCTCCGGCGTGAGCGCCCCGGGGGGATCGATCGCTTCCTGGCGATACTCGTCGAGGAGGTGGTGGACGGTTTCGGCACGAGGTGGGGCTCCATCCGCGAGGAGCTGCAGGGCTTGGAGACGCAGGGCCTGCGGGCTTCCGCCGGAGCCCTGGGCGCGGTGGGCAAGGCCCACACGGAGATGGCCGAGCTGCTGCGTGGTCTCCAGGCGGCGCGCGAGTGCCTCGAACAGCTCACGCGCGGGCGCTCCCGGCGCATCGGGGACGTGGCCATCGCCGAGCTGCTCGCCTCGCTCGACCGGCTCAAGGGCCTGACGGAGACCGTGGTGCAGGTGCGTGAGCACCTCGCCGGCTTGTCCGAGCAGGCCGCGGCGACCAGCGTGGAGGTGAGCGCCGAGTCACCGGAGGTCATCGAGACCGCCATCGCGCTCGGCGAGCGGCGGCTGCACCGGATGACGGTGGCCCACGCGATCACGGCGTTCATCGGTGGGCTGGCCGTGAGCTTCGGCGGGGTGGCCATGGCGTGGACGGCGGGACCCTGGACGCACGTGTTGGATCAGAGCCAGGCGCACCTGCTGGGCTCGATCGCGTTTCCCATCGGCTTCATCATCCTCATCGTGGGCAAGGGCGAGCTGTTCACCGAGAACTTCTTCGTCCCCGTCACCGGAGTGATGAGCGGCCGGGGCAGGCTGCGCGACCTGTTCCTGTTGTGGGGCTCCACGCTGGCCTTCAACCTGGTGGGAGCCGTCGTCTTCGCGTTCCTCATCTCGCGCCCGGGCGTGCTGGCGGACGGCGCGCGGCACTTCCTCGTGGAGCTCGTGAAGGAGAAGGTGTTCGTCCCGCTGCCCGTGGCCTTCATGAAGGCCGTCTTCGCCGGGTGGCTGATGACGATGCTCACGTGGCTGTTGCTCGCGGCACGGGGACAGGGCGCCCGGATGCTCATCATCTGGATGATGGGCTTCCTCATCTCGGCCGGTCATTTCAACCACGTGGTCATCTCGGCGGCCGAGGTCTTCATGGCCATGGGGGTGGGCGCGCCCGTGTCGGTGGGCGAGTGGGCGCGGCTCAACTTCCTGCCGGCGCTGCTGGGCAACCTCGTGGGGGGCATTATCTTCGTGACGCTGCTCGGTTACGTGCAGGCGCACTCACTGAGGCGCAGCGAGCAGCGGGCGCGTGGAGCCGTCCGGCGCCGCGAGACACATCACTGA
- a CDS encoding DUF1801 domain-containing protein: MQSKATTVDQYLASLPEDRRAAISAVRKVILENLDKNYAEGMQYGMIGYYVPHEVFPAGYHCDPKQPLPFASLASQKSHMAVYLMCVYGQPEQEKWFREAWAKTGKKLDMGKSCVRFKKLEDVALDVIGEAIRRVPAKAYIAHYESVIRPPEKKKAPAAKKTSPAAKKSKPVEKKTRPAAKKKPVARKRA; encoded by the coding sequence ATGCAGAGCAAAGCCACCACCGTCGACCAGTACCTCGCCTCGCTCCCAGAGGATCGCCGCGCGGCGATCTCCGCCGTGCGAAAGGTCATCCTCGAGAACCTTGATAAGAACTACGCGGAGGGCATGCAGTACGGGATGATCGGCTACTACGTCCCGCACGAGGTGTTCCCCGCGGGCTACCACTGCGACCCGAAGCAGCCGCTGCCGTTCGCGTCGCTGGCCTCGCAGAAGAGCCACATGGCCGTCTACCTGATGTGCGTCTACGGCCAGCCGGAGCAGGAGAAGTGGTTCCGCGAGGCGTGGGCGAAGACGGGCAAGAAGCTCGACATGGGCAAGTCGTGCGTGCGCTTCAAGAAGCTCGAGGACGTCGCGCTCGACGTGATCGGCGAGGCCATCCGCCGTGTGCCCGCCAAGGCGTACATCGCGCACTACGAGTCCGTGATCCGGCCGCCGGAGAAGAAGAAGGCGCCGGCCGCGAAGAAGACCAGCCCTGCCGCGAAGAAGAGCAAGCCCGTCGAGAAGAAGACCAGGCCGGCGGCGAAGAAGAAGCCAGTGGCGAGGAAGCGCGCGTAG